Proteins from a genomic interval of Centroberyx gerrardi isolate f3 chromosome 23, fCenGer3.hap1.cur.20231027, whole genome shotgun sequence:
- the LOC144537842 gene encoding uncharacterized protein LOC144537842: MEKMIWILLLLFLTSCVCGTFIVNVKQISYQAEENGNVTMEWIFPPKPDMSLSSLSILCSLVSPAEEKTLYYLQNGVEDPESQHEQFAGRVRCDKHRLREGHIPLHLSRLRTNDSGTYLCEVSTDYGGSFRDCSLNVTGKMGTAPDLPEDPEQRERGRFGLIGVVTAALVALVVFTRQRCCSNEQQGQGQEENVAPD; encoded by the exons GGAGAAGATGATCtggatcctgctgctgctcttcctcaCATCCTGTGTCTGCG gaACATTcattgtgaatgtgaagcagatcTCCTATCAGGCAGAGGAGAACGGTAACGTGACGATGGAATGGATCTTCCCACCCAAACCCGacatgtctctctcctcactcagcATCCTTTGTTCACTGGTGTCTCCAGCTGAAGAAAAGACtttatattatttacaaaaCGGTGTTGAAGACCCAGAATCTCAACATGAACAGTTTGCAGGACGAGTGCGATGTGACAAACACAGACTCAGAGAAGGACACATCCCACTTCACCTGTCCAGACTCAGGACTAACGACTCAGGAACGTACCTGTGTGAAGTGTCCACTGATTATGGAGGGAGCTTCCGTGACTGTTCGCTCAACgtcactg GGAAAATGGGAACTGCCCCAGATCTACCAGAGGATCCAGAGCAGAGAGAACGTGGACGGTTTGGTCTCATCGGAGTTGTGACAGCAGCTCTAGTAGCTCTAGTAGTATTCACTCGTCAACGCTGTTGCTCAAACGAACAACAAG GTCAAGGCCAAGAGGAAAACGTCGCTCCTGACTGA